The proteins below come from a single Mucilaginibacter mali genomic window:
- the rlmF gene encoding 23S rRNA (adenine(1618)-N(6))-methyltransferase RlmF, with protein MSSAPQTPTTEKDNLHPRNAHRQGYDFKLLIKAVPALRPFVKANQHEVESINFSDAEAVKLLNKALLKTNYGVNDWDIPDGYLCPPIPGRADYIHYIADLLAEADKGNIPEGKKIKILDIGTGANCIYPAIGSSVYGWQFVATDIDPIAITSAKRILAANPALKQNIILRQQTNKHNIFKGIMLHDEGFDATICNPPFHASAQEAQLASINKWNKLQLKGKTSLNFGGQKKELWYPGGEAAFIKLMIEQSALAPKNCMWYTTLVSKKDTLPGVYRLLERIKATEVRTINMSQGQKQSRIVAWTFLNEVERADWVKTWWK; from the coding sequence ATGTCATCAGCACCGCAAACGCCAACTACCGAAAAGGATAACCTGCACCCCCGCAACGCGCACCGGCAGGGTTATGATTTTAAGCTGCTGATCAAAGCCGTACCTGCCTTACGTCCGTTTGTTAAGGCTAACCAACACGAGGTGGAATCCATCAACTTCAGCGATGCGGAAGCGGTTAAACTGTTGAATAAAGCTTTGCTGAAAACCAACTACGGGGTAAACGACTGGGATATCCCCGATGGCTATCTTTGTCCGCCCATACCCGGCCGGGCCGATTATATTCACTACATCGCTGATCTGCTGGCCGAAGCCGATAAGGGCAACATCCCCGAAGGAAAAAAGATAAAGATACTGGACATCGGCACCGGCGCCAACTGCATTTACCCCGCCATTGGCAGCAGTGTTTACGGCTGGCAATTTGTAGCTACCGATATCGACCCGATAGCCATTACATCGGCCAAGCGCATCCTGGCGGCCAACCCTGCTTTAAAGCAAAACATTATACTAAGGCAACAAACCAACAAGCATAATATTTTTAAAGGCATTATGCTGCACGATGAGGGTTTCGACGCCACCATCTGCAACCCGCCTTTTCATGCATCGGCACAGGAGGCGCAACTGGCGAGCATTAACAAGTGGAATAAGCTGCAACTAAAGGGTAAAACATCGCTCAACTTCGGCGGGCAGAAAAAGGAGCTCTGGTATCCCGGCGGCGAAGCGGCGTTTATTAAACTGATGATAGAACAAAGCGCGCTGGCGCCCAAAAACTGCATGTGGTACACTACGCTGGTATCCAAAAAAGATACACTGCCCGGTGTTTACAGATTACTGGAAAGGATAAAGGCGACCGAGGTGCGCACCATCAACATGTCGCAGGGGCAAAAGCAGAGCCGCATTGTAGCCTGGACGTTTTTGAATGAAGTTGAGCGGGCGGATTGGGTGAAGACATGGTGGAAATAG
- a CDS encoding type II toxin-antitoxin system RelE/ParE family toxin, translating to MYILSFTNRFEKDLKLIKKRSAKDLALILDFLKNELAVKGAEGLPQKYRAHKLSGNYNDNWECHVKGDLLIIWLEITVENEIILVRAGSHSDLF from the coding sequence ATGTATATCTTAAGTTTTACAAACAGGTTTGAAAAAGATCTGAAATTGATTAAAAAGAGATCAGCAAAGGATTTAGCGCTTATTCTTGATTTTCTTAAAAATGAACTCGCGGTGAAAGGCGCGGAGGGGCTTCCACAAAAGTATCGGGCACACAAATTATCTGGTAATTATAATGATAACTGGGAGTGCCATGTTAAAGGCGACCTGTTAATTATATGGCTTGAAATTACCGTTGAAAACGAAATTATATTAGTTAGGGCAGGTAGCCATTCCGATTTGTTTTAA
- a CDS encoding cellulase family glycosylhydrolase: MRFKLFIGLVISLAVSRYAGAQGFLKAQGKLIVNDKGQKVILRGMGLGGDMLQEGYMFKVAMLNQQYKIRAGIEDLVGPEKTAEFYNTWLANNTRKIDVDSMARWGFNSIRLPMHFNLYTLPVADEPVAGKNTWLKKGFEMTDSLLKWCKANHMYLILDLHATPGGQGNDLPIADRHPDQPTLWESRANQEKMIALWAKLAERYKDEPNIGGYDIINEPNMGFDDPKDVRGTNEKTNAPLKKLMMEITAAIRTVDKKHIVIIEGNGFGNNYNGVLPAWDNNMVLSFHKYGNFNTEKQIANFMSLRDKYNVPLWLGESGENSNTWYTECIGMVERNDIGWSWWPLKKMGGNNPLEIKVPDGYQKLLDYWSKKGPKPSAAEAQVVLDQWLQNLKLENNIIHRDVIDAMFRQVRTADTKPYKANIITNNTTILAADYDLGRQRSAYYDTDTASYHYTPGVNTAGNRGYAYRNDGVDIRSDKDGPYISNIEDGEWLQYTLHVKAKGVYTLRLAVSSNVADGKLSIKNGDKALGENLVPNTGGTQNWQTLELKGISLNAGTNKLRVYADKGGWLFRNMEFVK; the protein is encoded by the coding sequence ATGCGCTTCAAATTATTTATTGGTCTTGTGATAAGTCTGGCTGTTAGCCGTTACGCGGGTGCGCAGGGCTTTTTAAAGGCACAGGGCAAATTAATTGTTAACGACAAGGGGCAGAAGGTCATATTGCGCGGCATGGGCCTTGGCGGCGATATGCTGCAGGAAGGCTACATGTTTAAAGTGGCCATGCTGAACCAGCAATATAAGATCCGCGCGGGTATTGAAGACCTGGTCGGCCCCGAAAAAACGGCAGAGTTTTATAATACCTGGCTGGCCAATAATACCCGCAAAATAGATGTGGATAGTATGGCGCGCTGGGGTTTCAACTCCATCCGCCTGCCCATGCACTTTAACCTCTATACGCTGCCGGTGGCCGATGAACCCGTAGCCGGTAAGAACACCTGGCTAAAAAAAGGTTTCGAAATGACCGATAGCCTGCTAAAATGGTGCAAGGCTAACCACATGTACCTGATCCTTGACTTGCACGCTACTCCCGGCGGCCAGGGTAACGATTTGCCCATAGCCGACCGTCACCCCGATCAGCCTACGCTTTGGGAAAGCCGCGCCAACCAGGAAAAAATGATAGCCCTGTGGGCAAAGCTGGCCGAGCGTTATAAAGACGAACCCAACATTGGCGGTTACGATATCATTAACGAACCCAATATGGGCTTTGACGACCCAAAGGATGTGCGCGGTACTAACGAGAAAACCAACGCCCCGTTAAAAAAGCTGATGATGGAAATTACCGCCGCCATCCGCACGGTAGATAAAAAGCATATTGTTATTATTGAAGGTAACGGCTTCGGCAACAATTATAACGGCGTGCTGCCTGCCTGGGATAATAATATGGTGCTCAGTTTCCATAAATACGGCAACTTTAATACCGAAAAGCAGATAGCCAACTTTATGTCCCTGCGCGATAAATATAATGTGCCGCTATGGCTGGGCGAATCGGGCGAGAACTCCAACACCTGGTATACCGAATGCATCGGTATGGTAGAGCGTAACGATATCGGCTGGAGCTGGTGGCCATTGAAAAAAATGGGCGGCAACAACCCGTTGGAAATAAAAGTACCCGACGGTTACCAAAAACTGCTTGACTACTGGAGCAAAAAGGGCCCCAAACCATCCGCTGCCGAAGCACAGGTAGTGCTTGACCAATGGCTGCAAAACCTGAAGCTGGAGAACAACATCATCCACCGCGATGTGATAGATGCCATGTTCAGGCAGGTACGCACAGCAGATACCAAACCATACAAGGCTAATATCATTACCAATAACACCACTATCCTTGCCGCCGATTACGACCTTGGCCGCCAGCGCTCGGCCTATTACGATACCGATACAGCCAGTTACCATTACACACCCGGCGTAAACACGGCCGGTAACCGTGGTTACGCCTACCGTAATGATGGGGTAGATATCCGCAGCGACAAAGATGGCCCATACATCAGCAATATAGAGGATGGCGAATGGCTGCAATATACCCTCCATGTGAAAGCCAAAGGCGTTTACACCCTGCGTTTGGCCGTTAGCAGCAATGTGGCCGACGGTAAGCTATCGATTAAGAACGGAGATAAAGCTTTAGGTGAGAACCTTGTGCCAAACACCGGCGGCACCCAAAACTGGCAAACGTTGGAATTGAAAGGGATCAGCCTAAATGCCGGCACAAACAAGTTGCGGGTTTACGCAGATAAAGGTGGCTGGTTGTTCAGGAATATGGAGTTTGTGAAGTGA
- a CDS encoding outer membrane beta-barrel family protein, which yields MQLKFTKYIIAICCVALFQLASQAQNAPKYKGRVSGRVTDSITKTPVDFATISIYKMGATAPFNGISADAKGNYTITNIPAGTYKVTVEFLGYKRKTIQPVTITDAAPNVSLGNVLLAGSQTTLNTVNVVGQAPVIENKIDKLVYNATNDLTAQGGVALDVLKKVPMVTVDIDGNVELQGSPSIRFLINGKPSSIFGASLADALQSIPASQIKNIEVITSPGAKYDASGTGGIINIVLKSSKVQGFNGSMNLSAGTRLENGSLNLNARRGNAGINAYISGNEQLNTVGKSSSLRTSYNNSRDTLTQFLQDGSSGFKRSGYQTGISFNWSISKKDELTAAVSHNESNNLNNGLTSQDQSTRGLSGNLIADLMNLRTSNSNGHERSTDMSLEYKKTFKKEGQELSFQYDASFGNNTADAFQRQDYLTGGKPSTGTNSSNPGKENEINLSLDYAHPVTDDIMIEGGLKTVIESLSSNTVTDTLLANGGYARNANQTYGFNYHRNIYAAYLSASAGFFNNFIEAKAGLRYERTNTRIDFPGAVIPGYNIFAPSFVLQHKLDKTQSIKAAYSFRIERPDYGEVNPFYNISDPRNISTGNPNLRPELGHNYELGYSKSFAKGGNIYAGAVYRYNTDDIQGYTTFFPVLNINGTQYTNVSLSQRTNIGSQTSIGINIFGSVPVTSKLNLRTNIQAGSRSNSNPGNATVTAFSYRVNLNASYEFSNNFVAEVFGNYNARQKTIQGTRPGFGFYNIALRRQFMNKKASLGLTAANPFSQYVNQTATAFGPNFNQSSLRQVPYRSFGISLSYKFGKLEFKKEKDDNNGGPQQVLPDQGN from the coding sequence ATGCAATTAAAGTTTACAAAATATATCATCGCCATCTGCTGTGTGGCGCTCTTCCAATTGGCTTCGCAAGCGCAAAACGCGCCAAAATATAAAGGCCGTGTCAGCGGCCGCGTAACCGATTCCATCACCAAAACCCCGGTCGATTTTGCAACTATCAGCATTTATAAAATGGGCGCTACAGCCCCGTTCAATGGCATCAGCGCCGATGCTAAGGGCAACTACACCATCACCAATATCCCGGCAGGTACATATAAAGTAACGGTTGAGTTTTTAGGCTATAAACGCAAAACCATACAGCCGGTAACCATTACCGATGCCGCTCCAAATGTATCCTTAGGCAATGTACTGCTGGCAGGCAGCCAAACCACCTTAAATACGGTTAATGTAGTTGGCCAGGCACCGGTGATAGAAAACAAGATAGATAAACTGGTATACAATGCCACCAACGATTTGACCGCGCAAGGTGGCGTAGCGCTGGATGTGTTGAAAAAAGTACCGATGGTTACGGTAGATATCGACGGTAATGTGGAATTGCAGGGTAGCCCCAGCATCCGTTTCCTGATCAACGGGAAGCCATCCAGCATATTCGGCGCCAGTTTGGCCGATGCGCTGCAGTCTATCCCCGCCAGTCAGATCAAAAACATCGAGGTAATTACCAGTCCGGGCGCTAAGTACGATGCATCGGGTACCGGGGGCATCATCAACATTGTGTTAAAAAGCAGCAAGGTACAGGGTTTCAATGGCAGCATGAATCTATCGGCCGGGACAAGGTTAGAGAACGGTTCGCTCAACCTTAACGCCCGCCGTGGCAACGCGGGCATTAACGCCTATATCAGCGGCAATGAGCAGTTGAACACGGTAGGCAAAAGCAGTTCGCTGCGTACATCATACAACAACAGCCGCGATACGCTGACCCAGTTTTTGCAGGATGGCAGCAGCGGTTTTAAGCGCAGCGGTTATCAAACCGGGATCAGCTTTAACTGGTCTATCAGCAAAAAAGATGAGCTGACGGCAGCGGTAAGCCATAACGAATCGAACAATCTTAATAACGGGCTCACTAGCCAGGACCAAAGCACACGCGGCCTTTCGGGCAACCTGATAGCCGACCTGATGAACCTGCGCACATCCAACAGTAACGGGCACGAGCGATCGACCGATATGAGCCTGGAATACAAAAAAACATTTAAAAAAGAGGGACAGGAACTGAGCTTTCAGTACGATGCCAGTTTCGGCAACAATACAGCCGATGCCTTTCAACGCCAGGACTACCTGACGGGTGGTAAACCATCAACCGGCACCAACAGCAGCAACCCTGGCAAGGAGAACGAGATCAATCTTTCGCTTGATTACGCCCACCCGGTAACTGATGATATTATGATTGAAGGCGGCCTTAAAACCGTTATCGAAAGCCTGAGCAGCAATACCGTTACCGATACCCTGCTGGCCAATGGCGGCTATGCCCGCAACGCTAACCAAACTTATGGATTCAACTATCACCGCAATATTTACGCGGCCTACCTGTCGGCATCGGCGGGGTTTTTTAACAATTTTATAGAGGCTAAAGCGGGCCTGCGTTACGAGCGCACTAATACCCGTATCGATTTCCCCGGCGCGGTGATCCCTGGTTACAATATCTTTGCCCCCTCGTTTGTATTGCAGCACAAGCTGGATAAAACGCAATCGATAAAAGCGGCCTACAGCTTCCGTATCGAGCGGCCCGATTATGGCGAAGTAAACCCTTTTTATAATATCAGCGACCCACGCAATATCAGTACCGGTAACCCTAACTTACGCCCCGAGCTGGGCCATAATTACGAATTGGGTTATAGCAAAAGCTTCGCCAAAGGTGGCAACATTTATGCCGGTGCGGTATACCGCTACAATACCGACGATATACAGGGCTACACCACCTTTTTCCCTGTTTTAAATATCAACGGCACCCAATATACTAATGTGTCGCTTAGTCAGCGTACCAATATCGGTTCGCAAACATCCATCGGTATAAACATTTTCGGTTCGGTGCCGGTAACCTCAAAACTAAACCTGCGCACCAATATTCAGGCGGGCAGCCGCAGTAACAGCAACCCCGGCAATGCCACGGTAACCGCGTTCAGCTACCGTGTAAACCTTAATGCCAGCTACGAGTTTAGCAACAATTTTGTAGCCGAAGTTTTTGGCAACTACAATGCCCGGCAAAAAACCATACAGGGCACGCGCCCCGGCTTTGGCTTCTATAACATCGCGTTGCGCAGGCAATTCATGAATAAGAAAGCCAGTCTGGGGTTAACAGCCGCCAACCCTTTCAGTCAGTACGTTAACCAAACGGCTACCGCTTTCGGACCAAACTTCAACCAAAGCAGCCTGCGGCAGGTACCCTACCGTTCGTTTGGTATCAGTTTGAGCTATAAATTTGGTAAGCTGGAATTTAAAAAGGAAAAAGACGACAATAATGGCGGGCCGCAACAAGTGTTGCCTGATCAGGGGAATTAA
- a CDS encoding glycoside hydrolase family 30 protein — MDKRQGRQTDQSATFHSYPYRIVMMKARIILASLLLAGLNSLAQKSPVTLWLTNADKSAMFQQQKQTLKFELKDANDHPSITVDDGTTYQPIDGFGFALTGGSAMHIIRMSKPARAALLKELFAYDDNNIGVSYLRLSIGASDLNEKVFSYDDMPAGETDPKLAHFDLGPDKADVIPVLKEILAINPKIKILGSPWSAPAWMKTNGDTRGGALKPEYYQAYADYLVKYIKAYKTLGITIDAITVQNEPLNPKNNPSMMMQAHEQADFIKNNLGPAFQSAGIKSRIILYDHNCDRPDYADSILTDKAAAKYVDGSGFHLYGGKIEVMTDLHNKYPEKNLYFTEQMVIEKDGSPSTKVADPVRRLFIGATRNWSRNVLEWNLAADINNQPHTDRGGCPMCQGTVTIDKDSYTRNIAYYAMAHASKFVRPGSMRIASNNIDNLPNVAFITPQGKKVLIVTNSGKTEQNFNIYSKGKMVTTQLKAGAVGTYTWQ, encoded by the coding sequence CTTATCGTATCGTAATGATGAAAGCCCGTATCATTCTTGCATCGCTTTTACTGGCCGGACTAAATAGCCTGGCGCAAAAAAGCCCGGTTACGCTGTGGTTGACCAATGCCGATAAGTCGGCGATGTTTCAGCAGCAAAAGCAAACGCTGAAGTTCGAACTGAAGGACGCAAACGACCATCCATCCATCACTGTGGATGACGGCACCACCTATCAACCCATCGATGGTTTTGGCTTCGCCTTGACGGGTGGTAGTGCTATGCACATCATCCGCATGAGCAAACCGGCACGGGCGGCGCTGTTAAAAGAATTATTCGCTTATGATGATAACAACATTGGTGTAAGCTACCTGCGCTTAAGTATCGGCGCGTCGGATCTGAACGAGAAAGTTTTTTCGTACGATGATATGCCCGCGGGAGAGACCGACCCCAAACTGGCCCATTTTGACCTGGGGCCTGATAAAGCCGATGTGATACCGGTGCTGAAAGAGATACTGGCTATCAACCCTAAAATAAAGATACTGGGTTCGCCATGGTCGGCACCTGCGTGGATGAAAACCAATGGCGATACGCGTGGCGGCGCGCTAAAGCCCGAATATTATCAGGCCTATGCCGATTACCTGGTGAAGTATATTAAAGCCTATAAAACCTTAGGTATTACCATAGATGCCATCACCGTACAGAACGAACCGCTGAACCCCAAGAATAACCCCAGCATGATGATGCAGGCGCACGAACAGGCCGACTTCATCAAAAACAATTTAGGCCCGGCGTTCCAGTCGGCAGGGATAAAAAGCCGCATTATTCTGTACGATCATAACTGCGACCGCCCCGATTATGCCGATTCGATACTGACCGATAAAGCTGCCGCTAAATATGTGGATGGCTCGGGCTTTCACCTATATGGCGGAAAGATAGAAGTGATGACTGACCTGCACAACAAGTACCCCGAGAAGAACCTCTACTTCACCGAGCAGATGGTGATAGAGAAGGACGGCAGCCCATCAACCAAAGTGGCCGACCCGGTAAGGCGTTTATTTATTGGCGCTACCCGCAACTGGAGCCGCAATGTATTGGAATGGAACCTGGCCGCCGATATCAACAACCAACCCCATACCGACCGTGGCGGCTGCCCCATGTGCCAGGGCACGGTAACCATTGATAAAGACAGCTATACCCGCAACATCGCTTATTATGCCATGGCACACGCATCAAAATTTGTAAGGCCGGGGTCGATGCGTATCGCATCTAACAATATCGATAACCTGCCTAACGTGGCCTTCATTACGCCGCAGGGTAAAAAGGTGCTAATTGTGACCAATAGCGGCAAAACCGAGCAAAACTTTAACATTTACAGCAAAGGTAAAATGGTGACCACACAGCTTAAAGCAGGCGCGGTGGGTACTTATACCTGGCAATAA
- a CDS encoding DNA alkylation repair protein — translation MTVAEALTALEAKGNEKRRQHNTKNGAGNNQFGVNMGDIRALALKIKTDHELAKALWATGNVDARFLATQVMNPKLLSVADIEDMLRAEQFTQIVDWLYTNIIKERSDKEQLRQQWMQSDDVMLARLGWSLTSGRITRSPEGIDIPALLDRLEKEMPAAAPGVQWTMNTALAQIGINHPEYRDRALAIGERLGIYRDYPVSKGCTSPFAPIWINEMVKRQG, via the coding sequence ATGACAGTAGCAGAAGCACTTACCGCGCTTGAAGCAAAGGGAAACGAGAAGCGCCGCCAGCATAATACAAAAAACGGCGCGGGCAATAACCAGTTTGGCGTAAACATGGGCGATATCCGCGCGCTGGCGCTAAAGATAAAAACCGACCATGAACTGGCTAAGGCCCTGTGGGCAACCGGCAATGTGGATGCCCGCTTTTTGGCTACGCAGGTAATGAACCCTAAATTGTTATCAGTTGCGGATATTGAGGATATGCTGCGCGCTGAGCAGTTTACGCAGATAGTAGACTGGCTGTATACCAACATCATTAAAGAACGCTCCGATAAAGAGCAGCTGCGCCAGCAATGGATGCAATCTGATGATGTGATGCTGGCCCGCCTGGGTTGGAGTTTAACCAGTGGCCGCATTACCCGCAGTCCGGAGGGCATAGATATCCCTGCGCTGCTTGATCGTTTAGAAAAGGAAATGCCTGCCGCCGCTCCCGGGGTGCAATGGACCATGAACACCGCCCTGGCGCAGATCGGCATTAACCATCCTGAATACCGTGACCGTGCGCTGGCCATTGGTGAGCGTTTGGGTATTTATCGTGATTATCCTGTATCTAAAGGATGTACATCGCCGTTCGCGCCAATATGGATCAACGAGATGGTGAAGCGGCAGGGATAG
- a CDS encoding VOC family protein encodes MSVKYCVPVIPSANLQRSLRFWVDGLGLSIDREMRQDGKLIGCMVHNTGVYFWLNQRDGGPIPDGHEGIRLYWTPEDLVATREHLKQLGFEVSEITDRDYGQTEFFLTDDDGYSHCFGVATKA; translated from the coding sequence ATGAGCGTTAAATATTGTGTCCCTGTTATCCCCAGCGCTAACCTTCAGCGCAGCCTGCGTTTTTGGGTAGATGGTTTAGGCCTAAGCATCGACCGTGAAATGCGGCAGGACGGCAAATTGATTGGTTGCATGGTGCATAACACAGGGGTATACTTTTGGCTCAACCAGCGCGATGGCGGGCCAATACCCGATGGACACGAAGGCATCCGCCTTTACTGGACACCGGAAGATCTTGTTGCTACCCGCGAACACCTGAAGCAGCTGGGCTTCGAAGTTTCGGAAATTACAGACCGCGACTATGGCCAAACCGAATTTTTCCTTACCGATGATGACGGCTACTCTCATTGCTTCGGGGTGGCTACAAAGGCATAA
- a CDS encoding glycoside hydrolase family 16 protein, which yields MKKLTFIMAGLGLLACLAACKKEQTISTEPVTDGAANLKTDAVSWVNVIPTTSFSSFSTYWNNLYPWGSDHNGSARMRTQNISVSGGVLTLSSTPTSGVGNSSKDPYLTIHYYSGTVYAKAIATVDASWPKWHFKGEFQNPSATGTWPAFWATGASSWPPESDFMEFKGSSTCWTNTYKNASGGWSSVGTAISSPSSWHTYSVYMTKTNATDVSIEYWIDGVLKSTQTGANFVGKPMNIIIDYQMEGASGSPGPTTTTSMKARNVLVEKSATL from the coding sequence ATGAAAAAATTAACCTTTATTATGGCTGGCTTAGGCCTGCTTGCCTGCCTTGCCGCATGCAAAAAAGAACAAACAATAAGTACCGAACCTGTAACCGACGGCGCGGCCAACCTGAAAACCGACGCGGTGAGCTGGGTGAATGTAATCCCAACTACCTCGTTCAGCTCATTCAGCACTTATTGGAACAACCTTTATCCCTGGGGATCGGACCATAATGGTTCTGCCCGCATGCGCACACAAAACATCTCCGTTTCGGGCGGGGTGCTTACCCTGAGCAGTACACCCACCAGCGGCGTAGGCAACAGCAGTAAAGACCCTTACCTGACTATCCATTATTATTCGGGTACGGTATACGCCAAGGCTATCGCTACGGTTGATGCATCGTGGCCCAAGTGGCATTTTAAGGGCGAGTTCCAAAATCCATCCGCAACCGGTACCTGGCCCGCGTTTTGGGCAACCGGAGCCAGCAGCTGGCCGCCCGAAAGCGACTTTATGGAGTTTAAAGGCAGCAGCACCTGCTGGACCAACACCTATAAAAACGCCAGCGGCGGCTGGTCGAGCGTAGGGACGGCGATATCAAGCCCATCGAGCTGGCATACTTATTCGGTTTATATGACCAAGACAAACGCCACCGATGTAAGCATCGAATATTGGATTGACGGGGTGCTGAAAAGCACGCAAACCGGTGCAAACTTTGTGGGTAAGCCCATGAATATTATTATCGATTACCAAATGGAAGGCGCATCCGGTTCGCCCGGCCCAACCACTACCACATCTATGAAAGCGCGCAACGTACTTGTAGAGAAGAGCGCCACACTGTAA
- a CDS encoding agarase, translated as MKIKLIPYSAIALLTAATAQAQTSKPADSAEYNLSVPAAKTLNSSLPNASFGPWINYRTRNIPQLINYKPAAIATDAFGGRMDKKGAKTGFYHTQKIDGRWWLVNPDGHLFIHEGVCSVTPGASERNKEALKKKFGDNAGWAKSMVQSLTEYGFNGAGAWSAVDEIRKANQQAAKPLAYNVIINFMSTYGEKRGGTHRVPGHQGYPGNAIFVFDPGFITWCDERAKDLVVYKDDKNLLGYFSDNEMPLSRSNLAGYLSLDHTEPGYIAAAKWAVENNVDTTKLTEKNKIDFLSFVSDTYFRIVSSAIRKYDANHMYIGCRFYGAQRFYPEVIKAAGKYVDVLSINYYSYWTPILKDMQNWEQWSGKPFIASEWYVKGDDAGLANHSGAGWLVKTQADRGAFYQNFILSLLESKMCVGWHWFKYQDNDPQQKGAELSNIDANKGIVDVNYDYYKPLMDKMKELNKQVYSLTDFFDGRR; from the coding sequence ATGAAAATAAAACTGATACCATACAGCGCCATTGCCCTGCTAACTGCCGCGACCGCACAAGCGCAAACCAGCAAGCCTGCCGACAGCGCCGAATACAACCTTTCTGTTCCCGCCGCCAAAACGCTGAACAGCTCGCTGCCCAACGCCAGTTTCGGGCCCTGGATCAATTACCGCACCCGCAATATCCCTCAGTTGATCAACTATAAGCCAGCGGCAATAGCCACCGATGCTTTTGGTGGCCGCATGGATAAAAAAGGCGCAAAGACGGGCTTTTATCACACGCAAAAAATAGACGGCCGCTGGTGGCTGGTAAACCCCGACGGGCATTTGTTTATCCACGAAGGTGTTTGTTCGGTAACGCCCGGGGCAAGCGAGCGCAATAAGGAGGCATTGAAAAAGAAATTCGGCGATAATGCCGGCTGGGCCAAAAGCATGGTGCAATCCTTAACCGAATATGGCTTTAATGGAGCGGGCGCATGGTCGGCGGTTGATGAGATCCGCAAGGCCAACCAGCAGGCGGCGAAGCCTTTAGCTTATAACGTCATCATTAATTTCATGAGCACCTACGGCGAAAAGCGGGGCGGCACCCACCGTGTACCCGGCCACCAGGGCTATCCCGGCAATGCCATCTTTGTGTTCGATCCCGGTTTTATAACCTGGTGCGATGAAAGGGCGAAGGACCTTGTAGTTTATAAAGACGATAAAAACCTGCTGGGTTATTTCTCTGATAACGAGATGCCTTTATCGCGCAGTAATTTGGCGGGTTATCTCTCATTAGATCATACCGAGCCGGGTTATATCGCGGCGGCCAAATGGGCTGTCGAAAACAACGTAGATACCACTAAGCTAACCGAGAAGAACAAGATCGATTTCCTCTCGTTTGTGAGTGATACCTATTTTCGCATTGTATCGTCGGCTATCCGTAAGTACGATGCTAACCACATGTATATCGGCTGCCGCTTTTATGGCGCGCAGCGCTTTTACCCCGAAGTAATTAAAGCCGCGGGCAAGTATGTGGATGTATTATCCATCAATTATTACAGCTATTGGACACCTATTTTAAAAGATATGCAAAACTGGGAGCAATGGAGCGGCAAGCCCTTCATCGCTTCCGAATGGTATGTAAAAGGCGATGATGCAGGCCTGGCTAACCATTCGGGTGCAGGCTGGCTGGTAAAAACCCAGGCCGACAGGGGCGCCTTTTACCAAAACTTTATCCTCAGCCTGTTAGAATCGAAGATGTGTGTAGGCTGGCACTGGTTTAAATACCAGGATAACGACCCGCAGCAAAAAGGCGCCGAACTTTCCAATATCGATGCCAATAAGGGTATTGTTGATGTTAATTACGATTACTATAAGCCGCTGATGGATAAGATGAAGGAATTGAACAAGCAGGTGTATTCGCTGACGGATTTTTTTGACGGGAGGAGGTAA